One window of the Epinephelus moara isolate mb chromosome 24, YSFRI_EMoa_1.0, whole genome shotgun sequence genome contains the following:
- the mmel1 gene encoding membrane metallo-endopeptidase-like 1, which translates to MGKSESQMDIMEKSSKPGKRRWTVAEIGLSVLLLLVSCALAGLVVLYTSVVKEQSNKTSVSRSSTSEGQLFRSSLNSVCTTADCVTAAARLLQNMDQSVKPCDNFYQYACGGWLERHVIPETSSRHSVFDILRDKLEIVLKGVLETENEQDRNAIKKAKVLYNSCMNESLIEQRDSQPLLKLIESIGDWPVASDDWNSTTEEAWSLEDTLAKLTSHFHKKVLLDMYVWTDDRDSRRHIIYIDQPGLGMPSRDYYFNDGNYKKVREAYLHFMVSIAKITREDRNLTQDDDRVWEEMMQVLELETDIANATSPAEERQDVTILYNKMTIGELQNTFSFNGFNWTRFIQGVLSSVSVEVQLEEEVVVYSSPYLEKMNEVLSKHSVRTMQNYLNWQLIIDRVNSLSRRFKDARARYRKTLYGTTVEDAWWRECVRYVQSSMENAVGALYVHETFAGESKRMVSDLISKIQKAYVETLEELSWMDFPSKEKAREKAMAIKEHIGYPDHILQDSNKKLDQEYAHLNFSEEHYFENILENLKSEAHKSLKKLREPVDPDLWIIGAAVVNAFYSPNRNQIVFPAGILQPPFFSKHQHQALNFGGIGMVIGHEITHGFDDNGRNFDKDGNMLNWWSNYSAEHFKEQSQCMVQQYGNFNWKLAGGQNVSGISTLGENIADNGGVRQAYKAYLKWVEMEGEEPRLPGLDMDHKQLFFLNFAQVWCGAYRPEYASQSIKTDSHSPLEYRVLGSLQNFEAFSEAFQCQKGSQMNPEQKCRVW; encoded by the exons ATGGGCAAATCCGAAAGCCAAATGGATATCATGGAGAAATCAAGTAAACCTGGAAAGCGTCGTTGGACTGTTGCAGAAATTGGTCTGTccgtgctgctgctgttggtcaGCTGTGCCTTGGCCGGGCTGGTAGTCCTCTACACGTCGGTTGTGAAAG AGCAATCTAACAAGACGAGTGTGTCCAGGAGCTCAACAAGTGAAG GCCAGCTGTTTCGCTCCAGTCTCAACAGTGTGTGCACAACTGCGGACTGTGTTACTGCAG CTGCCCGGCTCTTGCAGAACATGGATCAGTCTGTGAAGCCTTGTGATAATTTCTACCAGTATGCCTGCGGGGGCTGGCTGGAGAGACACGTCATCCCGGAGACCAGCTCCCGCCACAGCGTCTTTGACATTCTGAGGGACAAGCTGGAGATTGTCCTCAAAG GTGTTCTGGAGACGGAGAATGAACAGGACAGAAATGCAATCAAGAAGGCCAAAGTTCTTTACAACTCCTGCATGAATGAGA GCCTCATAGAGCAGCGTGACTCCCAGCCCCTCCTGAAGCTCATTGAGAGTATCGGAGACTGGCCCGTGGCGTCAGATGACTGGAACTCCACCACAg AGGAAGCATGGAGCCTCGAGGACACACTGGCAAAGCTCACTTCTCATTTCCACAAGAAGGTTCTGCTGGATATGTACGTGTGGACAGACGACCGGGACTCTCGGCGCCATATCATTTAT ATTGACCAGCCTGGACTGGGTATGCCATCAAGAGACTATTACTTCAATGATGGAAACTACAAAAAG GTTCGAGAGGCCTACCTACATTTCATGGTCTCTATTGCGAAGATAACCCGAGAGGACAGGAACTTGACTCAGGATGACGACCGTGTGTGGGAGGAAATGATGCAAGTGCTGGAGCTGGAGACAGACATCGCCAAC GCCACATCACCGGCAGAGGAGCGCCAAGATGTCACCATTCTCTATAATAAGATGACTATTGGAGAGCTGCAGAACACATTCAGCTTTAAT GGGTTTAACTGGACACGGTTTATTCAAGGCGTGCTATCCAGTGTGTCTGTTGAGGTGCAGcttgaggaggaggtggtggtgtaCAGCTCTCCCTACCTTGAGAAGATGAATGAGGTTCTCTCCAAACACAGTGTCAG AACTATGCAGAACTACCTCAACTGGCAGCTCATCATCGACAGAGTGAACAGCTTGAGTCGCCGTTTCAAAGACGCTAGAGCCCGTTACAGAAAG acTCTCTATGGGACCACAGTGGAGGACGCTTGGTGGCGAGAATGCGTCCGTTACGTCCAGAGCAGCATGGAGAACGCAGTTGGAGCTCTGTATGTGCATGAGACCTTTGCAGGAGAAAGCAAACGAATG GTCAGTGACCTCATCAGTAAGATCCAGAAAGCGTACGTGGAAACACTGGAGGAGTTAAGCTGGATGGATTTTCCTTCAAAGGAGAAGGCAAGAGAGAAG GCCATGGCAATCAAGGAGCATATTGGTTATCCAGATCATATTCTGCAGGACAGCAACAAGAAGCTTGACCAGGAGTACGCTCAT CTGAATTTTAGTGAAGAGCACTACTTTGAGAACATCCTCGAGAACCTCAAGTCAGAGGCACACAAGAGTCTGAAGAAGCTCAGAGAACCTGTGGACCCGGACCT gtggatcATTGGTGCTGCTGTAGTGAATGCTTTCTACTCACCCAACAGAAACCAGATTG TGTTTCCAGCAGGAATCCTGCAGCCGCCTTTCTTCAGTAAACATCAGCACCAGGCGCTCAACTTCGGTGGCATAGGAATGGTTATCGGACATGAGATCACACACGGATTCGATGACAACG GGCGTAATTTTGACAAGGATGGTAATATGCTAAACTGGTGGAGTAATTACTCTGCTGAGCATTTTAAAGAGCAGTCACAGTGCATGGTGCAACAGTATGGCAACTTCAACTGGAAGCTAGCAGGAGGACAAAAC GTCAGTGGAATCAGCACTCTGGGGGAGAACATTGCAGACAATGGAGGGGTTCGTCAGGCATATAAG GCTTATCTAAAGTGGGTGGAGATGGAGGGTGAGGAGCCTCGTCTGCCTGGTCTAGACATGGATCACAAGCAACTTTTCTTTCTCAACTTTGCCCAA